A region of the Mustelus asterias unplaced genomic scaffold, sMusAst1.hap1.1 HAP1_SCAFFOLD_555, whole genome shotgun sequence genome:
CCTTGTCTCCCTCTTGCAGAGACTCCGACAGGAACCCCTCCGTCGCAGCTCCCCGGCTTCTGCTGACCCCCCTGGACCTTGCCAAGCCCCCGGCCCAGGACGCCGAGCAAAGCCGCGTCTCCCCGAGCTCACCTCGCCGCCGCTTGCTGGGCCGCAGTCGCTCGCCGGCCAGGGCGGGAGCCCAGAGGGCGATCGAGAGGCGACTGAGGAAGGAGAACGGATCTCCAGGGCCCAGCCGGAGGCCCAAGGGCCCAGGAATCCAGGCCCaggaggcagaccgggagcaggcCGAGGGCTCGGAAATCCAGGCCCAGGAGGCAGACCAGGTGCAGGCCAAGGGCTCAGGACTCGAAGCCCAGGAAGCAGACCAGGAGCAGGCCAAGGGCTCGGAAATCCAGGCCCAGGAGGTAGACCGGGAGCAGGCCGAGGGCTTGGAAATCCAGGCCcaggaagcagaccgggagcaggccGAGGGCTTGGAAATCCAGGCCcaggaagcagaccgggagcaggccAAGGGCTTGGAAATCCAGGCCcaggaagcagaccgggagcaggccGAGGGCTTGGAAATCCAGGCCcaggaagcagaccgggagcaggccGAGGGCTTGGAAATCCAGGCCcaggaagcagaccgggagcaggccGAGGGCTCGGAAATCCAGGCCCAGGAGGTAGACCGGGAGCAGGCCGAGGGTCCGGGAATGCACGCCcaggaagcagaccgggagcaggccGAGGGCTTGGAAATCCAGGCCcaggaagcagaccgggagcaggccGAACCGGCCGCGGAACCGGAAATCCAGGTCCCATCCCGGTTCCGGGACGATCCTCAGCCAGTCGGGGACGCCCAGTCGCGGTCTCCGGACGGGACGCAGCCCGAGACGGGGGAAGGAGACGGCTCGGGGTCGGCAGGGTTCTGCCCAGTGATGGAGACTCTCAGAAGAGCAAAGCAGATGGAGGGCAGGCTGTCCGGACAGGCCCGGGACGTCCGGGTCGGAGGGGAGGAGGAACGGACAGCGGCGCTGAGTTCAGGGAAACGGACCCTCACATTGGCTGAACTGCAGCGTATTCGATCCTCGTTGCTGCTCAACTCAACATTAACCATATCGTAAGCATCCTGGACACTTCAAACCCCACTctacccagtggcacagtgggttagcactgctgcctcccagcgccagggacccgggttcgattcccagctcgggtcaccgtctgtgcggagtctgcacgttctccccgtgtctgcgtgggttttctccgggtgctcccgtttcctcccacgccCCAAACGACTGTGCTAaattagggtgctaaattctccctcagtgtacctgaacaggcgctggagtgtggcggcttggggaatttcacagaaacttcattgccgtgttaatgtaagccgaattaaaaatatagaaacatagaaaattacagcacaaaacatgcccttcggccccacaagttgtgccgaacacatccctaccttttaggcctacctataaccctccatcctattaagtcccatgtactcatccaggagtctcttaaaagaccctattgagttcgcctccaccaccactgacggcagccgattccactcgcccaccaccctctgtgtgaaaaacttccccctaacatctcccctgtacctaccccccagcaccttaaacctgtgtcctctcgtagcagccatttccaccttgggaaaaagcctctgagagtccacccgatctatgcctctcaacatcttatacacctctattaggtctcctctcatccaacgtctctccaaggagaaaagaccgagctccctcagcctatcctcataaggcatgccactcaatccaggcaacatccttgtaaatctcctctgcatcctttcaatcttttccacatccttcctgtaatgaggcgaccagaactgagcacagtactccgagtggggtctgacgagggtcttatatagctgcatcattatccccggactcctaaactcaatccctcgattgataaaggccagcacaccatacgcattcttaaccacctcctccacctgcggggccgattttagagtcctatggacccggaccccaaggtcctcctgatcctctaccgtactaagagtctttccctttatattgtactccttcatcccatttgacctgccaaaatggaccacgacgcatttatctgggttgaagtccatctgccacttctccgcccagtcttgcatcctatctatgtccctctataacttctgacatccctccagactatccacaaccccaccaacctttgtgtcgtcggcaaacctaccaacccatccctccacttcctcatccaggtcatttatgaaaatgacaaacagcaagggtcccagaacagatccctggggccaacctccatttagaaaaatacccatctatacccactctctgcctcctttgggcaaacacagtaagaagtttaacaacaccaggttaaagtccaacaggtttatttggtagcaaaagccacacaagctttcgaagctcgcagccccttcttcaggtgagtgggaattctgttcacaaacagagtttataaagacacagactcaatttacatgaataatggttggaatgcgaatacttacaactaatccagtctttaagaaacaaaacaaagggagtggagagagcatcaagacaggctaaaaagatgtgtattgtctccagacaagacagccagtgaaactctgcaggtcttccaacctctgcaagacgtgccggatcatcgacacagatgccatcatctcacatgagaacaccatccaccaggtacacggtacctactcttgcaattcggccaacattgtctacctgatacgctgcaggaaaggatgtcccgaggcatggtacattggggaaactatgcaggcgctgcgacaacggatgaatcaacaccgctcgacaatcaccaggcaagactgttctcttcctgttggggagcacttcagcggtcacgggcattcggcctctgatattcgggtaagcattctccaaggcggccttcgcgatacacgacagcgcagagtcgctgagcagaaactgatagccaagttccgcacacacgcggacggcctcaaccgggatattgggttcatgtcacactatttgtaacccccacagttgcgtggacctgcagagtttcactggctgtcttgtctggagacaatacacatctttttagtttgtcttgatgctctctccactcccattgttttgtatcttaaagacttgattagttgtaagtattcgcattccaaccattattcatgtaaattgagtctgtgtctttataagctctgtttgtgaacagaattcccactcacctgaagaaggggcttagagcttcgaaagcttgtgtggcttttgctaccaaataaacctgttggactttaacctggtgttgttaaacttcttactgtgttcaccccagtccaacgccggcaactccacatcctttgggcaagccagttctggatccacagggcagcagccccttgggtcctatgccctctcactttttctcaaaGCCTTGTGTGGGAGactttatcgaacaccttgctaaaatccatataaaccacatctaccgctttcctttcgtcaatgtgtttagtcacattttcaaagaactgcaCCAGgaattgtgacacgaataaataaatctacactgtccgcatcaaacactcccaggacaggtacagcacggggttagatacagagtaaagctccctctacactgtccgcatcaaacactcccaggacaggtacagcacggggttagatacagagtaaagctccctctacactgtcccccatcaaacactcccaggacaggtacagcacggggttagatacagagtaaactccctctacactgtcccccatcaaacactcccaggacaggtacagcacggggttagatacagagtaaagctccctctacactgtccccatcaaacactcccaggacaggtacagcacgacgttagatacagagtaaatccccttctacactgtcccccatcaaacactcccaggacaggtacaacacggggttagatacagagtaaagctccctctacactgtcccccatcaaacactcccaggacaggtacagcacggggttagatacagagtaaagctccctctacactgtcccccaacaaacactcccaggacaggtacagcacggggttagatacagagtaaatctccctctacactgaccccatcaaacactcccaggacaggtacagcacggggttagatacagattaaagctccctctacactgtccccatcaaacactcccaggacaggtacagcacggggttagatacagagtaaagctccctctacactatccccatcaaacactcccaggacaggtacagcacggggttagatacagagttaggctcccacgacactgtcccccatcaaacattcccaggacaggtatagcacgagtttagatacagagtaaagttccctctacactgtcccccatcaaacactcccaggacaggtacatcacatggttagatacagagtaaagctccctctacactgtcccccatcaaacactcccaggacaggtacatcacggggttagatacagagtaaagctcccactgcactgtcccccatcaatcacttcctggacacgtacagcacggggttagatccagagtaaagcttcctctacactgtccacgttgtttgtatcttaaagacttgattagttgtaagtattcgcattccaaccattattcatgtaaattgagtctgtgtctttatatgctctgtttgtgaacagaattcccactcacctgaagaagaggcttagagctccgaaagcttgtgtggcttttgctaccaaataaacctgttggactttaacctggtgttgttaaacttcttaccccatcaaacactcccaggacagggacagcacggggttagatacagagtaaagcttcctctacactgtcccccatcaaacactcccaggacaggtacatcacggggtttgatacagagtagagctcccccTCCAGAGTCCCCAATCAAAGTCTCACAGCACAGATACATCATGGGGTTGGAtatagattaaagctccctctacactgtccccatcaaacactcccaggacaggtacagcacggggttaagtactgagtaaagctccctctacactgtcccccatcaaacactcacaggacaggtacagcacggggttagatgcagagtaaagctccatctgcactgtccccttcaaacactcccaggacagatacagcatgggtttagatacagagtaaagctccctctacactgtccccatcaaacactcccaggacaggtacagcacggggttaagtactgagtaaagctccctctacactgtcccccatcaaacactcacaggacaggtacagcacggggttagatacagagtaaagctccctctacactgtccccatcaaacactcccaggacaggtacagcacagggttagatacagagtaaagctccctctacactgtcccccatcaaacactcccaggacaggtacagcacggggttagatacagagtaaagctccctctacactgtcccccatcaaacactcccaggagaggtacagcacggggttagatacagagtaaagctccctctgcactgtccccatcaaacactcccaggacaggtacagcacggggttagatacagagtaaagctccctctacactgtccccc
Encoded here:
- the LOC144487027 gene encoding uncharacterized protein LOC144487027, which produces VEPRRIFSNVQEIIRLHRRVWEEVLSPVLEESRLSGNPLDPVRLCQGLQTFPERFHAYVHYCLSEAHCLQYTHITQQNNKLFAMYVKWAETHKQSNRMRLNDMLVKPHQRLTKYPLLLKAIHKKTEGAVARETITSALYIVENFIRRIDSQMLIRDERQKLEIIANQYCQYDVVESSTDEVDRIVKEFSFLDLTLPMVGIGPNCVRLLLLEGNLKMKEGRDSKTEVHCLLFNDLFLITKPLKKGNRGKVIRQPLMLDKIVSRELKDPGSFLLLYVNELHSVTAAYTFLAPSSSLCKDWLETLSAAQKQLELLRSREAWMCQEQFKQMQEECLDNLDQGRNSSRHNSGNPSGEGSRDSDRNPSVAAPRLLLTPLDLAKPPAQDAEQSRVSPSSPRRRLLGRSRSPARAGAQRAIERRLRKENGSPGPSRRPKGPGIQAQEADREQAEGSEIQAQEADQVQAKGSGLEAQEADQEQAKGSEIQAQEVDREQAEGLEIQAQEADREQAEGLEIQAQEADREQAKGLEIQAQEADREQAEGLEIQAQEADREQAEGLEIQAQEADREQAEGSEIQAQEVDREQAEGPGMHAQEADREQAEGLEIQAQEADREQAEPAAEPEIQVPSRFRDDPQPVGDAQSRSPDGTQPETGEGDGSGSAGFCPVMETLRRAKQMEGRLSGQARDVRVGGEEERTAALSSGKRTLTLAELQRIRSSLLLNSTLTISEV